The sequence below is a genomic window from Tenacibaculum tangerinum.
TATTTGTATTGATATATTGTTTAGAATGATTCTAGTTTGGTATATTTGTACCCTAAAATACGTGTTTTTGAGTACAATTGCATCATTACATATAGGAGAAAAAGGAATTATATCTGAAGAATGCTTAGACAAAATTCCGTTAAAATTATTAGAAATGGGTTGTTTACCAGGAACTGAGGTAGAATTGCTTCAAATAGCTCCTTTAAAAGACCCGATGTACATTTGTGTTAATGGCAGTCACTTAGCAATTCGAAAAGAAACAGCTTGTCAAATTTCAATTCTTAAATTATAATTGATGAGTCATCGTATTCGAGTAGCATTGGTAGGAAACCCTAATACAGGAAAAACATCATTATTCAATCAACTAACAGGTTTAAACCAAAAAGTTGGAAATTACCCAGGGGTTACAGTCGATAAAAAACAGGGTATAGCGAAACTCTCTAAAGATAAACGAGCTATTATCACCGATTTACCGGGCACCTATAGCATCAACCCTACTTCTTTAGATGAAAGTATTGTTTTAAAAACTTTAATGGCGGCACACAAAGAAGAAACACCAGATGTAATTGTGGTCGTTGCCGATATAGAAAACTTAAAACGAAACTTACTATTATTTTCTCAAATTCAAGATTTAGAAATTCCAACCGTGTTAGCTTTAAACATGGCAGACCAATTACAACGTAAAGGAATTTCTATAGACATACCTGCTTTAGAAAAAGAGCTACACACGAAAGTAATACTAATGTCGGCGAGAACGAATGAGGGAATCGACGATCTAAAAAGTGTCATAGCAAATTATAAAAGCTTAAAAGTACACTCAAATTTTAACGAGTTAGTAGAAAAAATAGACCCCGCATATTTTAATAAACTAGCTAAAGTAGGAGAAGATTTTACCACCTATGGTTTGTGGATGATGCTTACCAAAAAACACACCCTGTTACTTTCTTCAGAAGAAAAAGAAAGAATGAAGTTTTTTGAAGGCGAAGAAGCAAAACAGAAAAAGTACCAACACAAAGAAACCATATACCGATATCAGAAAATCAATGCAATTTTAAAGAAGACGTATCACGTCGATGCTTCAAAAGCGAGTGATTTACGCAGTAAACTCGATCGTGTGTTTACTCATAAAATATTCGGCTATGTTATTTTCTTCGGATTGTTATTACTGATTTTTCAATCTATTTTCGATTGGGCAGCTACGCCAATGGACGTTATTGACGGTTTTTTTGCCAATATAGCCGATTTTACCAAAGCGAAGTTGCCTGCGGGAATGTTTACCGACCTGTTAACCGACGGTGTTATTCCAGGGATTGGAGGAGTCGTGATTTTTATTCCGCAGATTGCTATTTTATTTCTATTCATCGCCATATTAGAAGAAACAGGATATATGAGTAGGGTGGTGTTTTTAATGGATAAAATTATGCGTCGTTTCGGTATGAGTGGTAAAAGTGTTATCCCTTTAATTTCTGGGACTGCTTGTGCCATTCCTGCAATTATGGCTACACGAACCATATCAAGCTGGAAAGAACGATTAATTACCATCTTAGTAACGCCATTTACCACCTGTTCGGCACGATTACCTGTGTATGCAATTTTAATTGCATTAACCATACCCAATACCAAGGTGTTAGGCTTTTTTAGCTTACAAGGGCTAACACTGTTAACGTTATATATATTAGGTTTTGCAGCAGCATTTGTGGCAGCATATATATTACATAAAACACTCAAAATAAAAAGCAATTCGTTTTTTATTGTTGAAATGCCTAACTATAAATTGCCTTCGATAAAAAATGTATTGTATGATGTAATTGAAAAAACAAAAGCCTTTGTTTTTGGAGCAGGAAAAATCATTTTAGCCATTTCAATAATACTATGGTTTTTAGCATCACACGGTCCGTCATCTTTTGATAACGCAGAGAAAAATGTACTTAAAAACACTACAAACCAACAGTTATCAGAAGCCGAATTATCCAAAAAAATAGCCTCTGCTAAATTGGAGAATTCCTACATCGGAATTGCTGGAAAAGCAATAGAACCCGCTGTAAAGCCTTTGGGATACGATTGGAAAATAGGTATAGGAATCATCAGTTCATTTGCAGCTAGAGAAGTGTTTATTGGTACCTTGGCAACTATTTATAGTGTTGAAACAGATGAGGAAAACACCTCAACGATAAAACAAAAAATGGCATCAGAAATCAATCCAGATACAGGAGAAAAACGATTTAATTTCGCAACAGGAATATCGTTGCTACTATTCTATGCCTTTGCTATGCAATGTATGGCAACGTTAGCCATTGTAAAACGTGAAACAAAAAGCTGGAAGTGGCCTCTAATTCAATTAGTAAGCATGGGTGTTTTAGCCTATTTATCTGCCTTTATGGCTTATCAAATTTTAAGTTAATGCAAGAAATTCTAACCTATATCGTTGTTATATTCGCAGTAGTATTCCTACTCAAGAAATTTGTATTTAAATCTAAGAGCGATAAAAATTGCAATACTAATTGTAACTGCTCCTCATAAGAAAGCAACAACTATTTTTCGTGTCATTTCGCAAAAATCGTATGTTTGTGGTCTTATATTCTGTAAATAAAGAAAAAATAATCAGTAAAAAATTTTATATGAAAAAAGTACTTTTAGTCGTTGTAGTTTTTATCAGCTCTTTTGTGCATGCGCAACAAGAAGTTAAAGTAGATTTATTAGACGCTTTAGCGTTTAAAACCTTAGAGTTTTCTTACGAGTATTATACAACCGAGCGTTCATCCATAGGTGTTTCAGCGTTGTTTAATTTTGAAAAAAGAACGGCAGACTTTAAATATAACGAACAACAAATGTTTACTCCATTTTTTCGTCACTATTTTACTAACAATCGTAATTGGAATCATTTTGGAGAAGTTTTTATGGGAATCAACACAGGAGAAAGAGAAGTTGAACTTGACGGGGCTACTAATACCTATAAAAAATATACTGATGGAGCTTTAGGTATAGCAGTGGGTTCAAAATATGTGTCTTCTGGAGGCTTTGTTATTGACGTTTATGCTGGTTTAGGAAGAAATCTGTTCACTTCAGAATCGCGTTCAATTGTGCCAAGAATCGGTGTAAATTTAGGATATCGTTTTTAATAACTCAAATAAAAGAGGTGTTTCCAAACAAAATGAGAGATTGAAAAATACATTTATAAAGACGTATTCAGAGAATAACTTAATTCAATGTATTTCAAGATAAAAAATCGAAGATTTGTTTAACACAGGTCTTCGATTTGCTTTTTATAATTATATGTTGTGTCAAAAACTCAGTTTTCACTGATTTTAAGGTATCGTTTTCCAGTGATTGCACTTTTTCTTTACATCTAAACTCAATTTCGTAGTTATAGTAACGTAACTTCGATATAAAACATCAATTTGAAGGAGCTAAAAAATTAATAGTGTGTCATGTATATAGCATAACGTATGAGTGATGAGACATCTCACTCTGAAGAGTTACTTATATGAATGAGACTTCTCTCTGTCGTCCGAGAAATGACATTCTCTATTGGGTCTTAGAGGTAAAATCTTAAAATTAACGCTATGGTATCTTGAAATTACCTTATGTAGATTAATACAAATTGTTGCCTAACTACAACTTTTTGAAATGATTCATAATAAGCACAAAAAAAGCCTTAACCTGTTTAGTTAAGACTTTTTTAGTTGGCCCACAAGGACTCGAACCTTGAATAACGGCACCAAAAACCGGTGTGTTACCATTACACCATGGGCCAATGACTATGCTGCAAATATAAAAACAAAGTTTTATATGTAGAAATCAAAAAAACAATTTTTATAAAAAAATCCTCACGAAATTCGTGAGGATTTTGTTGGCCCACAAGGACTCGAACCTTGAATAACGGCACCAAAAACCGGTGTGTTACCATTACACCATGGGCCAATTGCTTATTGCGGGTGCAAATATAAAACAAAGTTTTATTTCAACAAATTTTTTATACATTTTTTCATTCACTCCGCTTTCAATACCTAAAATTTCATTTAACAGAACTTTACAAAAGCACTTTCGTTATAAATCATATCAAAATTATATTTTTGTTTTCAATAAAAAATCATAAGGAATTAATACATTCGTACTTTATATCTAGATAAAAAACTATGACTGAGTTTAACTATAAAAAGTGGAACATCATTTTAGGATGGGTTTCGTTTGCAATAGCCTTAATCACCTATACCCTAACACTTGAGCCTACGGTAAGTTCATGGGATTGTGGAGAATACATCGCAACTGCCGTAAACTTAGAGGTCGGGCATCCTCCTGGTGCTCCTTTATTTCAAATGCTAGGTGCATTTTTTGCGATGTTTACGAGCGACCCTAGCCAGTTGGCAAAAATGGTCAACTTTATGTCGGGGTTAGCAAGTGCTTTTACCATCCTTTTTATGTTTTGGACCATTACCAATTTAGCCAGAAAAATGGCTATAAAAAATGGAAAGTTAGGTAATAACGAAGCCATCGCTGTGCTAGGCAGCGGATTGGTAGGTGCCCTAGCCTATACTTTTTCTGATAGTTTTTGGTTCAGTGCGGTAGAAGGAGAGGTGTATGCCATGTCTTCTTTCTTAATGGCTTTACTATTTTGGTTAGGTTTACGTTGGGAAAGTGAATTGAACACTCCAAGAGGAGATAAATGGTTGGTACTTATCAGTTTTGTGGTTGGTTTGTCTTTTGGAGTGCATATCTTATCACTTTTGGTTATTCCATCTATTGTGATGCTGTATTTTTTCAAAACGTATAAAAATATCACAATAAAAACAACTGCCATAGCTACCTTAATTTCAATACTCGTTCTAGTTTTTGTATTTAAATTTTTATTTCCTTTTACTTTAAAATTCTTTAGTGCTGCGGAGCTATTCTTTATCAATCAAGTAGGATTGCCCTATAATTCAGGAACCATTATTGCAGGCATTGTTTTAATAGGATTGTTTGTTTACGCACTCAAATATACCCGTAAAAAGAACTTGGTTACTGCAAACACGTTGGTGCTTTCTGTATTATTTATTATGGTTGGATTTTCATCTTGGTTAATGCTACCCATTCGTGCCAATGCCGATACGATTATCAATGAAAATAATCCATCAAGTGCCCGTGAATTATTAGCTTATTATAACCGTGAGCAATATGGCGATGCCAATATTTTTTACGACAATTACTATTCTGTAGCCTATGATCGAGAACAAGATGCAGAGCAGCCATATAAAGACGATAAACCTAAGTACGAAAAAATAGATGGCAAGTATGTAATTGTAAATAGATATAAAAATGTACTTCCTAATTACTCAAGCAAACACAAAGGATTCATTCCTCGTATGGTAAATCCTGCCTCTGAACAAGCATACAAAAGTATTGCGGGTATTCCTGCACGTAGTAAAAGACGCCCAACCTTTTTAGAAAACATGAAGTTTATGATTGATTTTCAATTCGGGTATATGTATGGGCGTTATTTTATGTGGAATTTTGTTGGTCGCCAAAACGATATTCAAGGACAGTTGGATGAAAATGGAAACTGGTTAAGTGGTATCACTTTAGTTGATGAATTCTTTCTAGGCTCACAACAAAACTTGCCCGATGATGTTAAAAACAACAAAGGACGTAATACGTACTTCTTTTTACCCTTTATTTTGGGTCTTATTGGTTTATTGTACCAACTTAATCGAGATAAAAAGAATTTTTATGTACTAACCTTGTTCTTTTTATTTACAGGGCTCGCCATTATATTTTATACCAACCCTAAACCTTTTGAGCCTCGTGAACGTGATTATGCCGTAGTGGGTTCGTTTTATGTGTTTGCTATTTGGATTGGTTTCGGAGTGCTTGCACTGTATGATTACTTTAAAAAATACGCTAGTAAAAAGATAGTTGCTATTGCTGTTTCTGTCATTTCATTGCTAGCAGTTCCTACGTTAATGGCCTTTCAAAACTGGGACGACCACGATAGATCAGACCGTTACTTGGCACAATTAAACGCACAAACCTATTTAGAAAGTTGCGATCCGAATGCCATTATTTTTACCATTGGCGATAACGATACTTTCCCGCTTTGGTACATGCAACAAGTAGAAGGTGTTCGTAGAGATATTAAGATTGTAAACACCAGTCTTTTTCAAACAGATTGGTATATCGACCAAATGAAAAAGAAAACGTACGATGCCGAGCCAATTCCGTCGCAGTTAACACACGACCAATACAAATACGGAACACTAGATATGGCATATTACTATCCGATTCCGCAGTTAAAAGATTCCATTCTTTCTATTAAAGATTTTATGCGATGGATAGCAAGTGATAATGACGCAACCTATTTAGATGCAGGAGACGGTGCAAAAGAAAAGTTCTATCCAACTAATAAAATACGTATTCCTGTTAACAAAGAAAATGCCTTAAAAACTGGATTGGTAGCACCGAAAGATGCAGATAAAATACTAGACTATATAGACATTACAGTAGACGATAGAGCGTTATCGAAAGCTAGAATTTTAATGCTAGATATTTTAAATAATTTCGACTGGAAACGTCCAATTTATTTTACAGGTGGTGCTAACGCTGATGAAGAATACATCTGGTTAAAAGATTACTTGCAATTAGATGGAATGGCTTATAAATTAGTTCCCATTAAAACACCAATTGAAGGACGAACTATTTTTGACATGGGACGTATAGACCCTGAAAAAATGTATGACAATGTTAAAAAATGGGATTGGAAAACCATTAATAATGGTGAAATATACTTAGATGAGCAAAGTAAGCGCAATGCTATTTCGTTACGTAATAATTTAATTCGTTTGTCTGAAGAGTTCTTGCAAGAAGGAGATTCGGTAAATGCGAAAGATGTGTTAGATTTATCGTTACACAAAATGCCTATCAAAGATTTCGACCATTACAATTTTTCATTAGGCTATCCTGAACTGTATTATCGTATCGGTGATATTGATAAGGCTCGACAAACTGCGGAAACCTTAGCTGATATTTTCCAGCAAAAACTTAGGTATTACAGTACCTTTAAACCTGAAGATATTGGTTTAATTATCGATAATTTGGAAACTAATTTGTACATGTATGAAAACTTAGTTCAGCAAATTACTCGATACGATACCGATCAAGAATATGGCAAGAAGTTTTTTGAAGGTTACATAACTCATGCGCAACTGTTTAGTCATTTAATGCCTGAAGACGAACCTGAGTTGCCACAAGAACTCGATACTATCAAACCTTAATTTAATTAGGTTATATTTTGTAAAAACACCACTTATACTAAAACAATTGTTTGAAGTATACGTGGTCTTTTTTTACCACTCAAAAAGAAATATACCTCACTTTTGATGATTTATCTGTTTCTAAATTCATACGATTTTGACTTTCCATTTTTATCATATAATACCAGTATATATCACAGCGAATGAATTCATTTTTCAAAATCAAATCATAACAGGAATAATATGCCGCACAATGATAACTTCAAACAAACAAGATCATCTCTAAGGCTACCTAATGAGTGATTAGATATATTTTTGTTAAAGAAATGTTAAAAAAACTAAGGGTTTTCCCTTATCTAAAAAAAAACAAATAGGGAAACTGGGTATTGTACAATCAAAAAAACGATTTTACCTTTAAATTAACTATTTAAAGTTTCAATAAAAGAAAAAGCAAGTAGGAAATAGAGAGAATATAAAAATGTAAAATTATTCTATAATTAAAAACAACCACAATGAAAAAAACACACTACCATTGGCTATTACCCTTAATACTATTCACTGGAATGTTATTTCAGTCCTGTGAAAAAGACATTGATTTTATAGATACAGAAGAAAATTTGGAGGCTACCGCTTCAAAAAGCATTCTTTTTAGAAAAGAAATTAATTCCAAAGGGGCAAAGAAACTTAAAAACCCCTATGCTTTAAAGAATATGAAAAAATCATGGGAGAACATCAAAAAAAAATTGTATGACAAACAAATCAAAGTAAAGGGTGACAATGCTCAAAGACTAGAGGAAGGTGTAATAAATTACGAACTTAGTACTACCCATTATTATGTGCTTTTAAGGCCTGAAAATGCCGAACAAGAAGCATTGATAAAGGAAGATCCCAACATTCACGCTTTCGATTATCCTCTAGACTACGAGTTTACCGACGAATACTTAGACAGCAGAACACCCGATAATGATTCCATACCTGATTACTACACTTCTATAGTACTTGGGCAAACCTTACCTGATGGCGTTCCTAGTGAAATTTTAGAGGAACTATATATACCCGAGGAAGATCCTTTTTTTGATAATTTAAGCTATGCTCGAACTACGGGTGATGAAAATACCAAGCAAGGGGAAATTGCCAATGGGGAAGATTTATTACGCCATTTGCTCATGGAAGCCTATACCTTAACCGATAATGAGGAAGAGTTAATGCCTGAAGGTGATTTAACCAACACCTGGTGGATTTTTGGAAGTAAATGGTATCCTTCAGGCAACCTGAAAATATGGGATGATAATGCAGGAAGTTCAACCACAACCACCAAAACATTTAGTCACTATGAATATTACTATTGTGATACTGGTGATCCTGCTCCAGCTCCTGATCCAGACCCTTTAGACCCGTATGTAAGAATCGCCCCAATTGATGATAATATCTGCAAAAGAGCAGTATATACCTACAACACAAATACTGTTCAAGGTAAATATATACCTCTAGAGGGAGCTCAAGTTCTGATGCGACAGTGGTTTACCATAAGGCAGGGAATTACCGATGCCAATGGAAACTTTAGAACAGGCTCGGTTCGTGGAAAGGCACGATATGTGATACAGTGGGAGCGTTACCATTATAGTATTCGTAACGGTTCCTTATTTCAAGCAGAAACTAGAGGACCAAAGACGGATAATTCT
It includes:
- a CDS encoding DUF2723 domain-containing protein, which codes for MTEFNYKKWNIILGWVSFAIALITYTLTLEPTVSSWDCGEYIATAVNLEVGHPPGAPLFQMLGAFFAMFTSDPSQLAKMVNFMSGLASAFTILFMFWTITNLARKMAIKNGKLGNNEAIAVLGSGLVGALAYTFSDSFWFSAVEGEVYAMSSFLMALLFWLGLRWESELNTPRGDKWLVLISFVVGLSFGVHILSLLVIPSIVMLYFFKTYKNITIKTTAIATLISILVLVFVFKFLFPFTLKFFSAAELFFINQVGLPYNSGTIIAGIVLIGLFVYALKYTRKKNLVTANTLVLSVLFIMVGFSSWLMLPIRANADTIINENNPSSARELLAYYNREQYGDANIFYDNYYSVAYDREQDAEQPYKDDKPKYEKIDGKYVIVNRYKNVLPNYSSKHKGFIPRMVNPASEQAYKSIAGIPARSKRRPTFLENMKFMIDFQFGYMYGRYFMWNFVGRQNDIQGQLDENGNWLSGITLVDEFFLGSQQNLPDDVKNNKGRNTYFFLPFILGLIGLLYQLNRDKKNFYVLTLFFLFTGLAIIFYTNPKPFEPRERDYAVVGSFYVFAIWIGFGVLALYDYFKKYASKKIVAIAVSVISLLAVPTLMAFQNWDDHDRSDRYLAQLNAQTYLESCDPNAIIFTIGDNDTFPLWYMQQVEGVRRDIKIVNTSLFQTDWYIDQMKKKTYDAEPIPSQLTHDQYKYGTLDMAYYYPIPQLKDSILSIKDFMRWIASDNDATYLDAGDGAKEKFYPTNKIRIPVNKENALKTGLVAPKDADKILDYIDITVDDRALSKARILMLDILNNFDWKRPIYFTGGANADEEYIWLKDYLQLDGMAYKLVPIKTPIEGRTIFDMGRIDPEKMYDNVKKWDWKTINNGEIYLDEQSKRNAISLRNNLIRLSEEFLQEGDSVNAKDVLDLSLHKMPIKDFDHYNFSLGYPELYYRIGDIDKARQTAETLADIFQQKLRYYSTFKPEDIGLIIDNLETNLYMYENLVQQITRYDTDQEYGKKFFEGYITHAQLFSHLMPEDEPELPQELDTIKP
- the feoB gene encoding ferrous iron transport protein B, whose product is MSHRIRVALVGNPNTGKTSLFNQLTGLNQKVGNYPGVTVDKKQGIAKLSKDKRAIITDLPGTYSINPTSLDESIVLKTLMAAHKEETPDVIVVVADIENLKRNLLLFSQIQDLEIPTVLALNMADQLQRKGISIDIPALEKELHTKVILMSARTNEGIDDLKSVIANYKSLKVHSNFNELVEKIDPAYFNKLAKVGEDFTTYGLWMMLTKKHTLLLSSEEKERMKFFEGEEAKQKKYQHKETIYRYQKINAILKKTYHVDASKASDLRSKLDRVFTHKIFGYVIFFGLLLLIFQSIFDWAATPMDVIDGFFANIADFTKAKLPAGMFTDLLTDGVIPGIGGVVIFIPQIAILFLFIAILEETGYMSRVVFLMDKIMRRFGMSGKSVIPLISGTACAIPAIMATRTISSWKERLITILVTPFTTCSARLPVYAILIALTIPNTKVLGFFSLQGLTLLTLYILGFAAAFVAAYILHKTLKIKSNSFFIVEMPNYKLPSIKNVLYDVIEKTKAFVFGAGKIILAISIILWFLASHGPSSFDNAEKNVLKNTTNQQLSEAELSKKIASAKLENSYIGIAGKAIEPAVKPLGYDWKIGIGIISSFAAREVFIGTLATIYSVETDEENTSTIKQKMASEINPDTGEKRFNFATGISLLLFYAFAMQCMATLAIVKRETKSWKWPLIQLVSMGVLAYLSAFMAYQILS
- a CDS encoding FeoA family protein — protein: MSTIASLHIGEKGIISEECLDKIPLKLLEMGCLPGTEVELLQIAPLKDPMYICVNGSHLAIRKETACQISILKL
- a CDS encoding DUF3575 domain-containing protein; this translates as MKKVLLVVVVFISSFVHAQQEVKVDLLDALAFKTLEFSYEYYTTERSSIGVSALFNFEKRTADFKYNEQQMFTPFFRHYFTNNRNWNHFGEVFMGINTGEREVELDGATNTYKKYTDGALGIAVGSKYVSSGGFVIDVYAGLGRNLFTSESRSIVPRIGVNLGYRF